From Sphingopyxis sp. MWB1, a single genomic window includes:
- the prmC gene encoding peptide chain release factor N(5)-glutamine methyltransferase produces MDDVARSIRAAAARLADVSDTPRLDAELLMAHALGTERASLLLDPARFTVPAAFEALVARRLAHEPVAYILGYRDFWTIRLAVGPGVLIPRPDSETLIEAALTFSRGAGRAGWPRHILDLGTGPGTLLLAALSEWPQATGLGIDASEAALDYARRNAAALGLDARASFRQGDWAAGITERFDLILCNPPYIGADEALMPQVARHEPAAALFAGEDGLDDYRRIIPALPVLLAERGAAILEIGAAQAMSVTRLAESAGFSVSCRQDLGGRDRALCLTRR; encoded by the coding sequence GTGGATGATGTCGCGCGGAGCATCCGCGCCGCCGCCGCCCGCCTCGCCGACGTCTCCGACACGCCGCGCCTCGATGCCGAATTGCTGATGGCACACGCGCTCGGCACCGAACGCGCGTCGCTTTTGCTCGACCCCGCGCGTTTCACCGTTCCCGCCGCTTTCGAAGCGCTTGTTGCGCGGCGGCTCGCGCACGAACCCGTCGCTTATATTCTGGGCTACCGCGATTTCTGGACGATCCGCCTCGCGGTCGGCCCCGGCGTCCTTATCCCGCGCCCGGACAGCGAAACCTTGATCGAGGCCGCGCTCACCTTTTCGCGCGGAGCGGGCCGCGCCGGCTGGCCGCGCCATATCCTCGACCTTGGCACCGGGCCCGGGACCTTGCTGCTCGCCGCGCTCAGCGAATGGCCCCAGGCGACCGGCCTTGGCATCGACGCGAGCGAGGCCGCGCTCGACTATGCACGCCGCAACGCCGCCGCGCTGGGGCTCGATGCGCGCGCGTCTTTCCGTCAGGGCGACTGGGCGGCGGGGATCACAGAGCGCTTTGACCTCATCTTGTGCAATCCCCCCTATATTGGCGCGGACGAAGCATTGATGCCGCAGGTGGCGCGCCATGAACCCGCCGCCGCCCTGTTTGCGGGGGAGGACGGTCTCGATGATTATCGGCGGATTATCCCTGCATTGCCTGTTCTTTTGGCCGAAAGAGGGGCCGCTATCCTTGAAATTGGCGCGGCACAGGCCATGTCGGTAACAAGGCTTGCCGAATCGGCGGGCTTTTCGGTCTCTTGTCGCCAGGACCTCGGCGGCCGCGACCGGGCGCTTTGTCTGACGCGGCGCTAG
- the hisS gene encoding histidine--tRNA ligase, whose amino-acid sequence MSKDKKAKIKAPQPVRGTQDMLGDFADRFQHVVDTFDRVRRLYGFKRVEVPVIEPTAVFARSLGETTDVVSKEMYSFEDRGGESITLRPEFTAGIARAYISNGWQQFAPLKVATHGPLFRYERPQKGRYRQFHQLDAEVLGSDSPLADAELLVFADQLLKELGIAEGVTLTLNTLGDAASRDAWRAALVEHFEAHKGELSEDSLARLDKNPLRILDSKDPRDRPVADSAPDIDAFLTSEAQDFFGAVTSGLDAAGVAWERNARLVRGLDYYRHTAFEFITDRLGAQGTVLGGGRYDGLIENLGGPATPAVGWAAGIERLAMLLADDGIDPRLDAVIAVEDDSQLALAMQKLAWLRSGGFASEIVATGSPRKRFDKAAKIPAHALISVGLRDGAPHINVRGDSARAKEVEGHLQSSPRT is encoded by the coding sequence ATGAGCAAGGATAAAAAGGCGAAGATAAAGGCGCCGCAGCCGGTGCGCGGCACCCAGGATATGCTCGGCGATTTCGCCGACCGTTTTCAGCATGTGGTCGACACATTCGACCGCGTGCGCCGCCTTTATGGTTTCAAGCGCGTCGAGGTACCGGTGATCGAGCCCACCGCCGTCTTCGCGCGCAGCCTTGGCGAGACCACCGATGTCGTGTCGAAGGAAATGTATTCGTTCGAGGATCGCGGCGGCGAATCGATCACCTTGCGCCCCGAATTTACCGCCGGGATCGCGCGCGCCTATATCAGCAATGGCTGGCAGCAGTTCGCGCCGCTGAAGGTCGCGACGCACGGGCCGCTGTTCCGCTATGAACGCCCGCAAAAGGGGCGCTATCGCCAGTTCCACCAGCTCGACGCCGAAGTGCTGGGCAGCGACAGCCCGCTCGCCGACGCCGAGCTGCTGGTGTTCGCCGACCAGCTTTTGAAGGAGCTGGGGATCGCCGAGGGCGTGACCCTGACGCTCAACACGCTTGGCGATGCGGCCAGCCGCGATGCGTGGCGCGCGGCGCTCGTCGAACATTTTGAAGCGCACAAGGGCGAACTCAGCGAGGACAGCCTTGCGCGGCTCGACAAGAATCCCCTGCGCATCCTCGACAGCAAGGATCCGCGCGACCGCCCCGTCGCCGACAGCGCGCCCGACATCGACGCGTTCCTGACCAGCGAAGCGCAGGATTTCTTTGGCGCGGTCACGTCGGGGTTGGACGCGGCGGGCGTCGCGTGGGAACGCAATGCGCGGCTGGTGCGCGGGCTCGACTATTATCGCCACACCGCCTTTGAATTTATCACCGACCGGCTGGGCGCGCAGGGCACGGTGCTCGGCGGGGGGCGCTATGACGGGCTGATCGAAAATCTGGGCGGCCCCGCCACTCCAGCGGTCGGATGGGCCGCAGGGATTGAGCGGCTGGCGATGCTGCTTGCCGACGATGGTATCGACCCACGGCTCGACGCGGTGATCGCGGTTGAGGATGACAGCCAGCTGGCGCTCGCCATGCAAAAGCTTGCGTGGCTTCGCAGCGGGGGCTTTGCCAGCGAGATTGTCGCCACCGGCTCGCCGCGCAAGCGGTTCGACAAGGCCGCGAAAATTCCCGCCCATGCGCTGATCTCGGTCGGTCTGCGTGACGGCGCGCCGCACATCAATGTGCGCGGCGACAGCGCGCGGGCAAAAGAGGTCGAGGGCCATCTTCAATCGTCACCCCGGACTTGA
- a CDS encoding DUF4167 domain-containing protein — protein sequence MSQLNMNNRQNGRRRGRNNSNNNNRSQSGGRGGVDQANRIDSRARGNAVQMIEKYRNMARDAQLAGDRVQTEYYLQFADHYFRVHSDFRARQEEKQAQNGHDRGHDRQREVRGVEDFDGQDDSDVETENENDRGDSDNDDDSRRGRGRREDEEDRPARQPRGRARRDRDQDRDSESADQDSEGKGRRSSKAADEDGDDAAPAPRARRPRRTRAAEAADSDTGSSGIDSAALPPAIGRSESRDEADSGEAEAKPAAKPRRTRRTLAAPASDAGDDGVEEAAE from the coding sequence ATGTCTCAGTTGAACATGAACAACCGGCAAAACGGCCGTCGTCGCGGTCGTAACAACAGCAATAATAATAACCGCTCGCAATCGGGCGGCCGCGGCGGCGTCGATCAGGCGAACCGCATCGACAGCCGGGCACGCGGCAACGCGGTCCAGATGATCGAGAAATACCGGAATATGGCGCGCGACGCGCAGCTTGCCGGCGACCGGGTCCAGACCGAATATTATCTGCAATTCGCCGATCATTATTTCCGCGTACACAGCGATTTTCGCGCGCGTCAGGAAGAAAAGCAGGCACAGAACGGTCATGATCGCGGGCACGACCGCCAGCGCGAAGTGCGCGGGGTTGAGGATTTCGACGGTCAGGACGACAGCGACGTCGAAACCGAGAATGAAAATGATCGCGGCGACAGCGATAACGACGATGACAGCCGTCGGGGCCGCGGACGCCGTGAGGACGAAGAGGATCGCCCGGCGCGTCAGCCGCGTGGCCGCGCTCGCCGCGACCGTGATCAGGATCGTGATAGCGAAAGCGCTGATCAGGACAGCGAAGGCAAGGGCCGGCGGAGCAGCAAGGCCGCAGACGAGGATGGCGACGATGCCGCTCCTGCCCCGCGTGCGCGGCGTCCGCGCCGGACCCGCGCCGCTGAGGCCGCGGACAGCGACACCGGCAGTTCGGGCATCGACAGCGCCGCGCTGCCCCCCGCCATCGGGCGGAGTGAAAGCCGTGACGAGGCGGACAGCGGCGAGGCCGAAGCCAAGCCCGCCGCCAAGCCGCGCCGCACCCGCCGTACGCTTGCCGCGCCCGCCAGCGATGCCGGCGATGACGGGGTCGAGGAAGCGGCGGAATAA
- the prfA gene encoding peptide chain release factor 1 produces the protein MTHVSEKQIDAIIERHAALQARMATGDMAPADFVAASKEFAELEPVARAASEVTRLRAELVSLRDMLADPEMKAMAEEEMAAIEAALPAAEHDLAIKLLPKDVADERAAMLEIRAGTGGDEAALFAGDLLRMYSRFADTEGWKVEIISANEAEVGGYKEVVASVKGQGVFAKLKFESGVHRVQRVPVTESGGRIHTSAATVAVLPEAEEVDVAINDNDLKIDIYRASGAGGQHVNTTDSAIRITHIPTGLVVIQQDERSQHKNRAKAMQVLRSRLFDLERTKRHNAEASARKAMVGSGDRSERIRTYNFPQGRVTDHRINLTLHRLPEILEGEMGELIDALIAEDQAQRLAGLSDD, from the coding sequence ATGACCCACGTCTCCGAAAAGCAGATCGACGCCATCATCGAACGCCATGCCGCGCTTCAGGCGCGGATGGCGACGGGCGATATGGCGCCCGCCGATTTCGTCGCCGCGTCGAAGGAATTTGCCGAGCTGGAACCCGTCGCCAGGGCGGCGAGCGAAGTCACCCGGTTGCGCGCCGAACTGGTCTCGCTCCGGGATATGCTCGCCGACCCTGAAATGAAGGCGATGGCCGAAGAGGAAATGGCCGCGATCGAGGCGGCGCTGCCCGCCGCCGAGCATGACCTTGCGATCAAGCTCTTGCCCAAGGACGTCGCCGACGAACGCGCCGCGATGCTCGAAATCCGCGCGGGCACCGGCGGCGACGAGGCGGCGCTGTTCGCGGGCGATCTTCTCCGCATGTACAGCCGCTTTGCCGATACTGAGGGGTGGAAGGTCGAAATCATCTCTGCCAACGAGGCCGAGGTCGGCGGTTATAAAGAAGTCGTCGCCTCGGTGAAGGGGCAGGGCGTCTTTGCCAAGCTGAAGTTTGAAAGCGGCGTCCACCGCGTCCAGCGCGTCCCCGTCACCGAAAGCGGCGGGCGCATCCACACGAGCGCCGCGACCGTCGCCGTGCTGCCCGAGGCCGAAGAGGTCGATGTCGCGATCAACGACAATGACCTCAAGATCGACATTTACCGGGCGAGCGGTGCGGGCGGGCAGCATGTCAACACGACCGACAGCGCGATCCGCATCACCCATATTCCGACCGGGCTTGTCGTTATCCAGCAGGATGAGCGCAGTCAGCACAAGAATCGCGCCAAGGCGATGCAGGTGCTGCGCTCGCGCCTCTTCGACCTTGAACGCACCAAGCGCCACAATGCCGAAGCCTCGGCGCGCAAGGCGATGGTCGGATCGGGCGACCGCTCCGAACGCATTCGCACCTATAATTTCCCGCAAGGGCGCGTCACCGACCACCGCATCAACCTGACCCTCCACCGCCTGCCCGAAATATTGGAAGGCGAAATGGGCGAGCTGATCGACGCGCTGATCGCCGAAGACCAGGCCCAGCGCCTCGCCGGGCTGAGCGATGACTAA